One genomic region from Enterobacter hormaechei ATCC 49162 encodes:
- the traF gene encoding conjugal transfer protein TraF: MVSIAVSFFMANQAGAANTWTEARSDAMGGTGVAAGSYGSGALINPALLAKSKPEDDVTVILPSVGVQVTDEDNLQDEIDTINDKINHYKDVVDSLTPIEIITNPLGSINQFQGAAKDLADELDYLKGKTAHATAGAGIAVSIPNDVLSVAFMAKGYAHGRVSSSIDQQDIDYLRGIQRNDAVAAGVALDAALNGTDQITKNLNSTASGRAAIVSDYGIAVARQFDLGGVPVSVGVTPKLQKTWLYNYTTSIYDYDSNKWNDSRYRTDDTGFNVDAGIAADFGENWTVGVSGQNLMSRDIDTKDIRIRNGRTGEVVSYKDTYQIRPLVTAGAAWHNDLVTLTADGDLTETKGFKSEDTSQYVGVGAEVTPLSWLAVRAGYRADMKGNDSNVFTGGVGFAPFNSVHVDLMGLYGEDETWGAGAQLSMTF; encoded by the coding sequence ATGGTTAGCATTGCTGTCTCCTTTTTTATGGCAAATCAGGCGGGAGCAGCCAATACCTGGACGGAAGCGCGCAGTGACGCAATGGGTGGCACAGGCGTCGCGGCAGGGAGCTATGGCAGCGGGGCGTTAATCAACCCCGCATTGCTGGCAAAATCTAAGCCCGAGGATGATGTGACGGTCATTTTGCCGTCCGTGGGCGTGCAGGTGACTGATGAAGACAATCTTCAGGACGAGATTGATACCATTAACGACAAAATCAATCATTACAAGGATGTGGTTGATAGTCTGACGCCCATTGAAATTATCACCAACCCTCTAGGTTCGATTAATCAGTTCCAGGGCGCGGCGAAAGATCTCGCCGATGAGCTGGACTACCTGAAAGGCAAAACCGCACACGCCACCGCAGGGGCGGGGATTGCCGTCAGTATCCCTAACGATGTCCTTTCCGTGGCCTTTATGGCAAAAGGCTATGCCCATGGCCGGGTCAGCTCTTCAATCGATCAGCAGGACATTGATTATCTGCGCGGTATTCAACGAAACGATGCTGTGGCTGCCGGTGTGGCGCTGGACGCCGCGCTAAACGGTACCGATCAAATCACCAAAAACCTTAACTCTACGGCGTCTGGTCGGGCGGCGATTGTGTCCGACTACGGTATTGCGGTAGCCCGTCAGTTCGATCTTGGCGGCGTTCCGGTTTCCGTTGGTGTCACGCCGAAGCTGCAAAAAACCTGGCTCTATAACTACACCACCTCGATCTACGACTATGACAGTAATAAGTGGAACGACAGCCGCTACCGTACCGACGACACCGGCTTCAACGTCGATGCCGGTATTGCTGCTGACTTTGGTGAAAACTGGACGGTCGGCGTGAGCGGGCAAAACCTGATGTCGCGCGATATCGATACCAAAGATATCCGCATTCGCAACGGGCGCACAGGAGAGGTGGTGAGTTATAAAGACACCTATCAGATCCGACCGCTGGTCACTGCCGGGGCCGCCTGGCATAACGATCTGGTCACGCTGACCGCGGACGGCGATCTGACCGAAACCAAAGGCTTTAAAAGCGAAGACACCTCCCAGTACGTTGGCGTTGGTGCTGAAGTCACGCCACTGAGCTGGCTGGCAGTGCGCGCCGGTTATCGTGCGGATATGAAAGGGAACGACAGCAACGTCTTCACCGGCGGTGTCGGTTTTGCGCCGTTTAACTCCGTCCATGTTGACCTGATGGGGCTTTATGGCGAAGACGAGACCTGGGGCGCCGGGGCACAGTTGAGCATGACGTTCTAA
- the tyrB gene encoding aromatic amino acid transaminase, producing MFQKVDAYAGDPILSLMERFKEDPRSDKVNLSIGLYYNEEGIIPQLKAVAEAEARLNATPHGASLYLPMEGLNTYRNTIAPLLFGADHAVLAQKRVATIQTLGGSGALKVGADFLKKYFPDSGVWVSDPTWENHVAIFEGAGFRVETYPWFDSETNGVRVDALLEKLNTLPARSIVLLHPCCHNPTGADLTHAQWDAVIEVLKARNLIPFLDIAYQGFGAGMEEDAYAIRAIASAGLPALVSNSFSKIFSLYGERVGGLSVVCEDAEAAGRVLGQLKATVRRIYSSPPNFGAQVVATVLGDEQLKATWLAEVEGMRKRILSMRQALVNVLKEAVPGQNFDYLLKQRGMFSYTGLSAAQVDRLREEFGVYLIASGRMCVAGLNAGNVQRVAQAFAAVM from the coding sequence GTGTTTCAGAAAGTAGACGCCTACGCTGGCGACCCTATCCTCTCCTTGATGGAGCGTTTCAAAGAAGATCCTCGCAGCGACAAAGTGAACCTCAGCATTGGTCTTTACTACAACGAAGAGGGCATCATTCCTCAGTTGAAAGCCGTTGCCGAGGCCGAAGCGCGTCTTAACGCAACCCCGCACGGTGCTTCACTTTATCTGCCGATGGAAGGGTTAAACACCTACCGCAACACCATCGCGCCGCTGCTGTTTGGTGCGGACCACGCGGTGCTCGCGCAAAAGCGCGTGGCGACTATCCAGACGCTGGGTGGCTCGGGGGCGCTGAAAGTGGGTGCAGATTTCCTGAAAAAGTACTTCCCGGATTCCGGCGTATGGGTCAGCGACCCGACGTGGGAAAACCACGTTGCGATCTTCGAGGGTGCAGGCTTCAGGGTTGAAACCTATCCGTGGTTCGACAGCGAAACCAACGGTGTGCGCGTTGATGCGCTGCTGGAAAAGCTGAACACGTTGCCGGCGCGCAGCATCGTATTGCTGCATCCGTGCTGCCATAACCCGACCGGTGCGGACCTCACCCATGCCCAGTGGGATGCGGTGATCGAGGTGCTGAAGGCGCGTAACCTGATCCCTTTCCTCGACATCGCCTATCAGGGCTTTGGCGCGGGCATGGAAGAAGATGCCTACGCCATTCGCGCGATTGCCAGCGCGGGGCTTCCCGCTCTGGTCAGCAACTCCTTCTCAAAAATCTTCTCTCTTTACGGCGAGCGCGTTGGCGGTCTGTCCGTGGTGTGTGAAGACGCCGAAGCCGCGGGACGCGTACTCGGTCAGCTGAAAGCGACGGTCCGCCGCATCTACTCCAGCCCGCCGAACTTTGGTGCGCAGGTGGTCGCGACCGTACTCGGCGACGAACAGCTGAAAGCCACCTGGCTTGCGGAAGTGGAAGGCATGCGTAAGCGGATCCTGTCGATGCGTCAGGCGCTGGTTAACGTGCTTAAAGAGGCGGTGCCAGGGCAGAATTTCGACTATCTGCTTAAGCAGCGCGGGATGTTCAGCTACACCGGACTGAGCGCAGCGCAGGTCGATCGCCTGCGTGAAGAGTTCGGCGTCTACCTGATCGCCAGCGGCCGTATGTGCGTGGCGGGGCTGAATGCTGGCAACGTCCAGCGCGTGGCGCAGGCCTTCGCTGCCGTAATGTAA
- the zur gene encoding zinc uptake transcriptional repressor Zur has protein sequence MDKSTKELLAQAEKLCAQRNVRLTPQRLEVLRLMSLQQGAISAYDLLDLLRESEPQAKPPTVYRALDFLLEQGFVHKVESTNSYVLCHLFDQPTHTSAMFICDRCGVVKEECAEGVEDIMHTLAARMGFALRHNVIEAHGLCSACVEVESCRHQDACQHDHSILVKKKPR, from the coding sequence ATGGACAAGTCCACAAAAGAGCTGTTAGCGCAAGCTGAAAAGCTGTGCGCGCAACGCAATGTGCGCCTGACCCCGCAGCGCCTTGAGGTACTGCGTCTGATGAGCCTGCAACAGGGTGCCATCAGCGCCTACGATCTGCTCGACCTGCTGCGTGAAAGCGAGCCGCAGGCAAAGCCGCCGACCGTCTATCGGGCGCTGGATTTTCTGCTGGAGCAAGGGTTTGTGCATAAAGTGGAATCAACCAACAGCTATGTGCTGTGCCATCTTTTTGACCAGCCGACTCACACGTCCGCCATGTTTATCTGCGATCGCTGTGGTGTGGTGAAGGAGGAGTGTGCGGAAGGGGTGGAAGATATTATGCATACGCTGGCAGCCAGAATGGGCTTTGCGCTGCGCCATAACGTGATCGAAGCCCACGGCTTATGTTCTGCCTGCGTGGAGGTGGAGTCATGTCGCCATCAGGACGCCTGTCAGCACGATCACTCTATTCTGGTGAAGAAAAAGCCACGTTAA
- a CDS encoding type II toxin-antitoxin system HicB family antitoxin: MINTMTYKGYAAKIDYSDEDLCFVGHVAGIRDVIGFHADNVAALRKAFEEAVDDYLAYCTEQGREPLRPASGKISLRIAPEIHSAINIAAEVSGKSVNQWISDTLSKAAHG, encoded by the coding sequence ATGATTAACACCATGACTTATAAAGGCTATGCCGCAAAAATTGATTACAGCGACGAAGATCTGTGCTTCGTTGGGCATGTTGCGGGCATAAGAGATGTTATCGGTTTTCATGCTGATAACGTCGCAGCCCTCCGCAAAGCGTTTGAAGAAGCAGTTGATGATTATCTTGCCTACTGTACAGAACAAGGTCGAGAACCTTTGCGCCCGGCAAGCGGGAAAATCAGCCTGCGCATCGCGCCTGAAATACATTCCGCAATTAACATCGCAGCCGAAGTTTCAGGTAAAAGCGTAAATCAATGGATCAGCGATACGCTGAGCAAAGCGGCACACGGATAA
- the dusA gene encoding tRNA dihydrouridine(20/20a) synthase DusA — MLSEHQTAFPAHRFSIAPMLDWTDRHCRYFLRQLSRHTLLYTEMVTTGAIIHGKGDYLAYSEEEHPVALQLGGSDPAALAQCAKLAEERGYDEINLNVGCPSDRVQNGMFGACLMGNAHLVADCIKAMRDVVSVPVTVKTRIGIDDQDSYEFLCDFINTVSGKGECEMFIIHARKAWLSGLSPKENREIPPLDYPRVYQLKRDFPHLTMSINGGITSLDEAKAHLEHMDGVMVGREAYQNPGILATVDREIFGVEGADTDPVAVVRAMYPYIERELSNGTYLGHITRHMLGLFQGIPGARQWRRYLSENAHKAGADIEVLEHALRLVADKR, encoded by the coding sequence ATGTTGTCAGAACACCAGACCGCTTTCCCTGCACACCGTTTCTCCATTGCGCCGATGCTCGACTGGACGGACAGACACTGCCGCTACTTCCTGCGTCAGCTCTCCCGCCATACGCTGCTGTACACCGAAATGGTGACTACCGGGGCAATTATTCACGGCAAGGGCGATTATCTGGCGTACAGCGAAGAGGAGCATCCAGTTGCGCTGCAACTGGGGGGCAGCGATCCGGCTGCGCTGGCGCAGTGTGCGAAACTGGCTGAAGAACGTGGCTATGACGAGATTAACCTCAACGTCGGTTGCCCGTCCGACCGTGTTCAAAACGGTATGTTCGGCGCATGTCTGATGGGGAATGCACACCTGGTGGCGGACTGCATCAAAGCGATGCGCGACGTCGTCTCTGTCCCGGTCACGGTCAAAACCCGTATCGGCATTGACGACCAGGACAGCTACGAATTCCTGTGTGATTTCATCAACACGGTGTCAGGGAAGGGCGAATGCGAGATGTTTATCATCCACGCCCGAAAAGCCTGGCTCTCTGGCCTTAGCCCGAAAGAGAACCGTGAGATCCCGCCACTGGACTACCCTCGCGTGTACCAGCTGAAACGCGACTTTCCGCACCTGACCATGTCGATCAACGGCGGTATTACGTCCCTGGACGAGGCCAAAGCGCATCTCGAACATATGGATGGCGTGATGGTCGGACGCGAGGCGTATCAGAATCCGGGCATTCTGGCGACGGTTGACCGTGAAATCTTCGGCGTTGAAGGTGCCGATACCGATCCGGTGGCCGTGGTGCGCGCCATGTACCCCTACATTGAGCGCGAGCTGAGTAATGGTACCTATCTTGGCCACATTACCCGCCATATGCTCGGCCTGTTCCAGGGCATTCCCGGCGCGCGCCAGTGGCGTCGTTATCTCAGCGAGAACGCGCATAAAGCCGGTGCGGACATTGAGGTGCTGGAACACGCGCTGCGTCTGGTTGCGGATAAACGTTAA
- a CDS encoding CsbD family protein: protein MNKDEIGGNWKQFKGKAKEQWGKLTDDDMTVIEGKRDQLVGKIQERYGYEKDQAENEVKDWETRNDYRW, encoded by the coding sequence ATGAATAAAGACGAAATCGGCGGCAACTGGAAGCAATTCAAAGGTAAAGCGAAAGAACAGTGGGGTAAGCTGACAGATGACGATATGACCGTCATTGAAGGTAAGCGCGATCAGCTGGTAGGTAAAATCCAGGAGCGCTACGGTTACGAAAAAGATCAGGCGGAAAATGAAGTCAAAGACTGGGAAACCCGTAACGACTACCGCTGGTAA
- the dnaB gene encoding replicative DNA helicase translates to MAGNKPFNKQTEPRERDYQVAGLKVPPHSIEAEQSVLGGLMLDNERWDDVAERVVAEDFYTRPHRHIFTEMARLQESGSPIDLITLAESLERLGQLDSVGGFAYLAELSKNTPSAANISAYADIVRERAVVREMISVANEIAEAGFDPQGRTSEDLLDLAESRVFKIAESRANKDEGPKNIADVLDATVARIEQLFQQPHDGVTGVNTGYDDLNKKTAGLQPSDLIIVAARPSMGKTTFAMNLVENAAMLQDKPVLIFSLEMPSEQIMMRSLASLSRVDQTRIRTGQLDDEDWARISGTMGILLEKRNIYIDDSSGLTPTEVRSRARRIAREHGGIGLIMIDYLQLMRVPSLSDNRTLEIAEISRSLKALAKELHVPVVALSQLNRSLEQRADKRPVNSDLRESGSIEQDADLIMFIYRDEVYHENSDLKGIAEIIIGKQRNGPIGTVRLTFNGQWSRFDNYAGPQYDDE, encoded by the coding sequence ATGGCAGGAAACAAACCCTTCAACAAACAGACTGAACCTCGTGAGCGTGATTATCAGGTCGCCGGGTTAAAGGTCCCGCCGCACTCGATTGAAGCGGAACAGTCGGTGTTGGGCGGTTTAATGCTGGATAACGAACGCTGGGACGACGTTGCCGAGCGCGTTGTCGCGGAAGATTTCTATACCCGCCCGCACCGCCACATCTTCACGGAAATGGCGCGTTTGCAGGAGTCGGGCAGCCCGATTGACCTGATTACGCTCGCAGAATCGCTGGAGCGTCTGGGGCAACTGGACAGCGTCGGCGGGTTCGCCTATCTGGCAGAACTGTCAAAAAACACACCAAGTGCCGCAAACATCAGCGCTTATGCGGATATCGTCCGTGAACGTGCCGTGGTACGCGAGATGATCTCGGTGGCAAACGAAATCGCCGAGGCCGGTTTCGATCCCCAGGGGCGCACCAGCGAAGATCTGCTCGACCTGGCGGAGTCCCGCGTCTTTAAAATCGCTGAAAGCCGTGCGAACAAAGACGAAGGCCCGAAAAATATCGCCGATGTGCTCGACGCCACCGTTGCGCGTATTGAACAGCTTTTTCAGCAGCCGCACGATGGCGTCACCGGCGTAAACACCGGCTATGACGATCTCAACAAGAAAACGGCGGGTCTTCAGCCGTCGGATTTGATTATCGTCGCGGCGCGTCCGTCGATGGGTAAAACGACATTTGCGATGAACCTCGTCGAAAACGCGGCGATGTTGCAGGATAAGCCGGTGCTTATCTTTAGTCTTGAGATGCCCTCAGAACAGATCATGATGCGTTCTCTGGCGTCCCTGTCGCGCGTGGATCAGACCCGCATTCGTACCGGTCAGCTGGACGATGAGGACTGGGCGCGGATCTCCGGCACCATGGGCATTTTGCTGGAAAAACGGAACATCTATATTGATGACTCCTCTGGCCTGACGCCGACGGAAGTGCGCTCCCGCGCGCGCCGTATCGCCCGTGAACACGGCGGTATCGGCCTTATCATGATCGACTACCTTCAGCTGATGCGCGTCCCGTCACTCTCTGACAACCGTACGCTGGAGATCGCCGAGATTTCCCGCTCGCTCAAGGCGTTAGCCAAAGAGCTGCACGTGCCGGTGGTGGCACTCTCCCAGCTTAACCGCTCTCTGGAACAACGCGCCGATAAACGCCCGGTCAACTCTGACCTGCGTGAGTCCGGTTCTATCGAGCAGGATGCCGACTTAATCATGTTCATCTACCGTGATGAGGTTTATCACGAGAACAGCGATCTGAAAGGGATCGCCGAAATTATTATTGGTAAGCAACGTAACGGCCCCATCGGTACGGTACGTCTGACCTTTAACGGCCAGTGGTCGCGTTTCGACAACTATGCCGGTCCTCAATATGATGATGAGTAA
- a CDS encoding type II toxin-antitoxin system HicA family toxin — translation MKTLNARHQKTLQLIFSVPTPSSLEWRRIEALFIALGAKASEGSGSRVRFEINGVVASFHRPHPDKEAKVYQVRDAMAFLIATGVSP, via the coding sequence ATGAAAACATTGAACGCCCGCCACCAAAAAACATTGCAGCTCATTTTCTCTGTACCAACGCCAAGTTCTCTGGAATGGCGCAGGATTGAAGCACTTTTCATTGCTCTGGGTGCGAAAGCCTCAGAAGGTAGCGGTTCAAGGGTAAGATTCGAAATCAATGGAGTTGTGGCTTCGTTTCATCGTCCTCACCCGGATAAAGAAGCGAAGGTTTATCAGGTTCGCGACGCAATGGCTTTTCTCATCGCAACGGGGGTATCTCCATGA
- the dinF gene encoding MATE family efflux transporter DinF — protein sequence MALLTSADKALWRLALPMIFSNITVPLLGLVDTAVIGHLDSPIYLGGVAIGATATSFLFMLLLFLRMSTTGLTAQAYGAKDPLRLARALVQPLILAFGAGALIVLLRTPLIDLALHIVGGSDAVLEQARRFLEIRWLSAPASLANLVLLGWLLGVQYARAPVILLVVGNLLNIVLDLWLVMGLHMNVRGAALATAIAEYGTLLIGLWMVWRVLAMRGISLALLKTAWRGNIRKLLALNRDIMLRSLLLQLCFGALTVFGARLGPEIVAVNAVLMTLLTFTAYALDGFAYAVEAHSGQAYGARESGQLREVWRAACRQAGLVALVFAFVYACFGEHIVALLTSIPALRELADRYLLWQVVLPVVGVWCYLLDGMFIGATRGAEMRNSMAVAAAGFGLTLLTLPYLGNHGLWLALAVFLSLRGLSLAVIWHRHWRNNTWFPASHDIS from the coding sequence ATGGCATTGCTAACTTCTGCCGATAAGGCGTTGTGGCGTCTTGCGCTACCGATGATTTTTTCCAATATCACCGTTCCTCTGCTGGGGCTGGTGGATACGGCGGTAATCGGGCATCTGGATTCGCCGATTTATCTGGGCGGTGTCGCGATCGGCGCAACGGCGACCAGCTTCCTCTTTATGCTGCTACTCTTTCTGCGCATGAGTACGACAGGCCTGACGGCTCAGGCGTATGGTGCAAAAGATCCCCTCCGTCTGGCGCGTGCGCTGGTTCAGCCGCTTATACTGGCGTTCGGTGCTGGCGCGTTAATCGTTCTGTTGCGAACGCCGCTGATTGATCTTGCGCTGCATATTGTGGGTGGCAGTGATGCCGTACTGGAGCAGGCCCGGCGGTTCCTCGAAATTCGCTGGCTCAGCGCGCCCGCGTCACTGGCAAACCTGGTCCTGCTGGGCTGGTTACTGGGCGTACAGTACGCCCGCGCGCCGGTGATCCTGCTGGTGGTGGGCAATCTGCTTAACATTGTGCTCGATCTCTGGCTAGTGATGGGACTGCACATGAACGTCCGGGGTGCAGCGCTGGCCACGGCAATTGCCGAGTACGGTACGCTGCTGATCGGTTTGTGGATGGTCTGGCGCGTGCTGGCGATGCGCGGTATCTCGCTTGCGCTGCTGAAAACGGCCTGGCGTGGCAACATTCGTAAGCTGCTGGCGCTTAATCGCGACATCATGCTCCGTTCGCTCCTGCTGCAACTCTGCTTTGGCGCATTAACCGTGTTTGGTGCGCGTCTTGGGCCAGAGATCGTCGCGGTCAACGCAGTGCTCATGACGTTATTGACCTTTACCGCTTACGCGCTGGATGGTTTTGCTTACGCCGTGGAGGCGCATTCAGGGCAGGCCTATGGCGCGCGTGAAAGCGGCCAGTTGCGTGAAGTCTGGCGTGCTGCCTGCCGTCAGGCGGGTCTGGTGGCCCTGGTATTTGCCTTCGTTTATGCCTGTTTTGGCGAGCATATTGTCGCACTGCTGACCTCAATACCCGCGCTACGTGAGCTGGCCGATCGCTACCTTCTCTGGCAGGTGGTTCTACCCGTGGTGGGCGTATGGTGCTATTTGCTGGACGGGATGTTTATTGGCGCCACGCGGGGGGCGGAGATGCGCAACAGCATGGCCGTCGCTGCGGCGGGGTTCGGCCTGACGCTGCTGACCCTGCCATATCTTGGTAATCACGGTCTGTGGCTGGCGCTGGCGGTCTTTCTTTCACTGCGTGGCCTTTCGCTGGCCGTTATCTGGCATCGTCACTGGCGAAACAATACCTGGTTTCCAGCTTCGCACGATATATCGTAA
- the pspG gene encoding envelope stress response protein PspG: protein MLELLFVIGFFIMLMVTGVSLLGILAALVVATVVMFVGGLFALTIKLLPWLLLAIAVVWAIRAIKSPKLPTYQRNNRFRY from the coding sequence ATGCTGGAACTACTTTTTGTGATTGGCTTCTTTATTATGCTGATGGTCACGGGCGTGTCGCTGCTCGGTATTCTGGCCGCGCTCGTGGTGGCCACGGTGGTGATGTTTGTCGGCGGTTTATTTGCGCTGACGATTAAACTCTTGCCGTGGTTACTTCTGGCCATTGCGGTGGTATGGGCGATACGGGCGATTAAATCGCCAAAACTGCCCACTTATCAGCGTAATAACCGCTTCCGTTACTAA
- a CDS encoding cupin domain-containing protein, which translates to MKRPDCIRHWRDVEGADDATYPDSNERFSVGAPLARKLGLGRIGIHHERLPPGRRTSYPHAESDEEEFVYVLEGYPEAWINGYLWKLEPGDSVGFPAGTGVCHTFINNTDEEVRLLVVGEANKKHNRIYYPLNPEYAATREDRWVDHPPQFFGPHDGKPGRK; encoded by the coding sequence ATGAAAAGACCTGACTGTATTCGGCACTGGCGGGACGTGGAAGGTGCCGATGACGCAACGTATCCTGACAGCAACGAACGTTTTTCTGTTGGCGCGCCGCTGGCCCGAAAGCTGGGACTGGGCCGCATTGGTATTCACCATGAACGGCTGCCGCCCGGACGCCGCACGTCTTATCCGCATGCGGAAAGCGACGAAGAGGAGTTTGTTTACGTTCTGGAGGGTTACCCTGAAGCCTGGATTAATGGCTATCTGTGGAAGCTCGAACCCGGAGACAGCGTGGGGTTCCCTGCCGGGACGGGCGTGTGCCATACCTTTATCAACAATACCGATGAAGAGGTGCGCTTACTGGTGGTGGGTGAGGCCAATAAAAAACATAACCGCATCTACTATCCGCTCAATCCGGAGTATGCCGCGACGCGCGAAGACCGCTGGGTGGACCATCCGCCGCAGTTTTTTGGGCCGCACGATGGAAAACCTGGGCGAAAATAA
- the alr gene encoding alanine racemase: MQAATVVINRRALRHNLQRLRELAPASKLVAVVKANAYGHGLLETARTLPDADAFGVARLEEALRLRAGGITQPILLLEGFFEASDLPTIADQHLHTAVHNEEQLAALETAALSEPVTVWMKLDTGMHRLGVRPESAEAFYQRLCQCKNVRQPVNIVSHFARADEPDCGATERQLDIFNTFCEGKPGMRSIAASGGILLWPQSHFDWARPGIILYGVSPLENKPWGPDFGFKPVMSLVSKLIAVREHKAGEPVGYGGTWTSERDTRLGVVAMGYGDGYPRAAPTGTPVLVNGREVKIVGRVAMDMICVDLGPDAQDKAGDDAVMWGEGLPVERIAEITKVSAYELITRLTSRVAMKYVD; this comes from the coding sequence ATGCAAGCGGCAACTGTTGTGATTAACCGCCGCGCTCTGCGACACAACCTGCAACGTCTGCGTGAACTGGCGCCCGCCAGTAAGCTCGTTGCAGTCGTGAAAGCGAACGCTTACGGACACGGTCTTCTTGAGACCGCGCGAACGCTCCCCGATGCCGACGCTTTTGGCGTTGCCCGTCTCGAAGAAGCTCTCCGCCTGCGCGCAGGTGGAATTACGCAACCAATTTTGCTCCTCGAAGGCTTTTTTGAAGCCTCGGACCTGCCGACCATTGCCGATCAGCACCTGCACACGGCGGTACATAACGAAGAACAGCTGGCCGCGCTGGAAACCGCTGCGCTGAGCGAGCCGGTTACCGTCTGGATGAAGCTCGACACGGGCATGCACCGTCTTGGCGTGCGTCCTGAAAGCGCCGAGGCGTTTTATCAGCGCCTGTGCCAGTGCAAAAATGTGCGTCAGCCGGTGAACATCGTCAGCCACTTTGCCCGTGCTGATGAACCTGACTGCGGCGCAACCGAGCGGCAGCTTGATATCTTTAATACCTTCTGCGAAGGCAAACCGGGGATGCGCTCGATTGCGGCGTCCGGCGGGATCCTGCTGTGGCCGCAGTCGCACTTCGACTGGGCGCGTCCGGGCATCATTCTTTATGGCGTTTCGCCGCTGGAGAACAAACCCTGGGGGCCGGACTTTGGCTTTAAGCCGGTGATGTCGCTGGTGTCAAAGCTGATTGCCGTGCGTGAGCACAAAGCGGGAGAGCCGGTGGGTTACGGTGGCACCTGGACCAGCGAGCGCGACACGCGTCTTGGCGTGGTGGCGATGGGCTACGGCGATGGCTATCCGCGCGCCGCACCAACGGGCACGCCGGTGCTGGTGAATGGCCGTGAAGTGAAGATTGTTGGCCGCGTGGCGATGGACATGATTTGCGTCGATCTGGGGCCGGACGCGCAGGATAAAGCGGGGGACGATGCGGTGATGTGGGGCGAAGGCCTGCCCGTAGAGCGAATTGCTGAAATAACAAAAGTGAGTGCTTACGAACTTATCACGCGCCTTACCTCAAGGGTCGCGATGAAATACGTCGACTGA
- a CDS encoding quinone oxidoreductase: protein MATRIEFHKHGGPDVLKAVEFTPAAPGENEIQVENKAIGINYIDTYIRGGLYPPPSMPSGLGTEAAGIVSKVGSAVKHIKEGDRVVYAQSALGAYSSIHNVPAEKAALLPNAISFEQAAASFLKGLTVFYLLRKTYEIKPDEQFLFHAAAGGVGLIACQWAKALGAKLIGTTGSAQKAQRALDAGAWQVINYREESIVERLKEITGGKKVRVVYDSVGKDTWESSLDCLQRRGLMVSFGNASGAVTGVNLGILNQKGSLYVTRPSLQGYITNREELEEASNELFSLIASGVIKVDVAEAQKYPLTDAQRAHEVLESRATQGSSLLIP from the coding sequence ATGGCAACACGTATTGAATTTCACAAGCATGGTGGCCCTGACGTACTCAAAGCGGTGGAATTTACCCCCGCTGCGCCTGGCGAGAACGAAATCCAGGTTGAAAACAAAGCGATCGGCATTAACTACATCGATACCTATATTCGCGGCGGCCTCTATCCGCCTCCGTCAATGCCGAGCGGACTGGGCACCGAGGCGGCCGGTATCGTCAGCAAAGTGGGCAGCGCGGTTAAGCACATTAAGGAGGGCGATCGCGTAGTCTATGCGCAATCTGCCCTGGGTGCTTACAGCTCCATCCATAACGTTCCGGCCGAGAAAGCGGCGCTTCTGCCAAATGCGATCAGCTTCGAGCAGGCTGCCGCCTCATTCCTGAAAGGGCTGACGGTCTTTTATCTGCTGCGTAAAACTTACGAAATTAAGCCTGACGAGCAATTTCTGTTTCACGCAGCCGCAGGTGGCGTGGGGCTGATTGCCTGCCAGTGGGCGAAAGCCCTGGGGGCGAAGCTTATCGGCACCACCGGCAGCGCGCAAAAAGCGCAGCGTGCGCTGGACGCGGGCGCATGGCAGGTGATCAACTACCGGGAAGAGAGCATCGTTGAGCGGCTGAAAGAGATCACCGGCGGCAAAAAGGTGCGTGTGGTGTATGACTCGGTGGGGAAAGACACCTGGGAATCTTCGCTGGACTGCCTGCAACGCCGCGGGCTGATGGTGAGCTTCGGTAACGCCTCCGGCGCCGTCACCGGCGTTAATCTCGGCATACTGAATCAAAAGGGGTCGCTGTACGTCACTCGCCCTTCCCTGCAAGGTTACATCACCAACCGGGAAGAACTTGAGGAAGCCAGCAACGAGCTGTTCTCACTGATCGCCAGCGGGGTGATTAAAGTGGATGTGGCAGAAGCGCAGAAATATCCGCTGACCGATGCGCAACGTGCGCATGAGGTGCTGGAGAGCCGGGCAACGCAGGGGTCTAGTCTGTTAATTCCCTGA